One part of the Streptomyces lienomycini genome encodes these proteins:
- a CDS encoding copper chaperone PCu(A)C, which translates to MSRSLRRGALAAAAIAFSIASLAACGAGHNAQTLEIKPDNAATSVGDIKVQNAVVITQPDLESTGPAVVSATLFNGGRTDQTLESVTIPGTGKTAELKPAKGEKGDLTVPAGGSLVLGGEGNAAAVLPSSREAVQDGNAQKVTFTFSETGEVSLRAFVVPAESYFAEWGPSDVPSTPGASAEPSGDASGEPSGVASGEPADGGEASGTAEGGETAPGTDAGTPTDGTSEETGTGTEAGTEAGN; encoded by the coding sequence GTGAGCCGGAGCCTTCGACGCGGTGCCCTCGCCGCCGCCGCCATCGCGTTCTCGATCGCCTCGCTCGCCGCGTGCGGCGCCGGTCACAACGCCCAGACGCTGGAGATCAAGCCGGACAACGCCGCGACGAGCGTCGGCGACATCAAGGTCCAGAACGCGGTCGTCATCACGCAGCCCGACCTGGAGTCGACCGGCCCGGCCGTGGTCTCCGCCACCCTGTTCAACGGCGGCCGCACGGACCAGACCCTCGAGTCCGTCACCATCCCCGGCACCGGCAAGACCGCCGAGCTGAAGCCCGCCAAGGGCGAGAAGGGCGACCTGACCGTCCCGGCCGGGGGCTCCCTGGTCCTCGGCGGCGAGGGCAACGCCGCCGCCGTCCTGCCCAGCAGCCGCGAGGCGGTCCAGGACGGCAACGCGCAGAAGGTCACCTTCACCTTCAGCGAGACCGGCGAGGTGAGCCTGCGCGCCTTCGTCGTCCCCGCCGAGAGCTACTTCGCCGAGTGGGGACCGAGCGACGTCCCGTCGACCCCGGGCGCGTCGGCGGAGCCCTCCGGTGACGCCTCCGGAGAGCCCTCCGGGGTGGCTTCCGGCGAGCCGGCCGACGGCGGCGAGGCCTCCGGCACCGCGGAGGGCGGCGAGACCGCCCCCGGGACCGATGCCGGGACCCCGACCGACGGCACCTCCGAGGAGACGGGCACCGGCACCGAAGCGGGCACCGAAGCCGGTAACTGA
- a CDS encoding response regulator transcription factor, whose protein sequence is MTRVLVVEDEESFSDALSYMLRKEGFEVAIATTGPDGLDEFERNGADLVLLDLMLPGLPGTEVCRQLRGRSNVPVIMVTAKDSEIDKVVGLEIGADDYVTKPFSSRELVARIRAVLRRRGEPEEVAPAALEAGPVRMDVDRHVVTVGGTKIDLPLKEFDLLEMLLRNAGRVLTRMQLIDRVWGADYVGDTKTLDVHVKRLRAKIEPDPGAPRYLVTVRGLGYKFEP, encoded by the coding sequence GTGACCCGTGTGCTCGTCGTCGAGGACGAGGAGTCCTTCTCCGACGCCCTGTCGTACATGCTCCGCAAGGAGGGCTTCGAGGTCGCCATCGCGACCACCGGCCCCGACGGACTCGACGAGTTCGAGCGCAACGGCGCCGACCTCGTGCTCCTCGACCTGATGCTGCCCGGCCTGCCGGGCACCGAGGTCTGCCGCCAGCTGCGCGGCCGCTCCAACGTCCCCGTGATCATGGTGACCGCCAAGGACAGCGAGATCGACAAGGTCGTCGGGCTGGAGATAGGGGCCGACGACTACGTCACCAAGCCCTTCTCCTCCCGCGAGCTGGTCGCCCGCATCCGTGCCGTACTGCGCCGCCGCGGCGAGCCGGAGGAGGTCGCCCCCGCCGCGCTGGAGGCCGGGCCCGTCCGCATGGACGTCGACCGGCACGTGGTGACGGTGGGCGGCACCAAGATCGACCTGCCGCTGAAGGAGTTCGACCTGCTGGAGATGCTGCTGCGCAACGCCGGCCGCGTGCTGACCCGCATGCAGCTGATCGACCGGGTGTGGGGCGCCGACTACGTCGGTGACACCAAGACCCTCGACGTCCACGTCAAGCGGCTGCGCGCCAAGATCGAGCCCGACCCGGGCGCCCCGAGGTACCTGGTGACGGTGCGGGGGCTCGGTTACAAGTTCGAGCCGTAG
- a CDS encoding sensor histidine kinase, with protein MDVNAAVAAVAAIAGVLTGVIAVLAFRWSEREQKRPTRTSLHTDPVLPPGVDTVLSVLRSSAVVLDEADAVVKASSAAYALGLVRGGKLAVEPMLQMARDTRRDGEIRQVELDLPRRGTGRGEALAVSARVAPLGSRLVLLLVEDLTEARRIEAVRRDFVANVSHELKTPVGALSLLSEAVMDAADDPEAVERFAGRMQIEATRLTNLVQELIDLSRVQNDDPLDDAEPVRVDELVAEAIDRCRHAAGTKQITMAAGGTADLHVRGNRGQLAAALGNLVENAVNYSPARTRVGIAARHVAATGGDLIEIAVTDQGIGISEKDKERVFERFYRVDPARSRATGGTGLGLAIVKHVVASHGGEVTVWSAEGQGSTFTLRLPEAGRARDRAQRRADRAGLDDEAERSPSPHTSPYESLPAPEVLP; from the coding sequence ATGGACGTGAACGCGGCGGTCGCCGCAGTGGCAGCGATCGCCGGAGTACTCACCGGCGTCATCGCCGTGCTGGCGTTCCGCTGGAGCGAGCGCGAGCAGAAGCGCCCCACGCGCACCTCGCTCCACACGGACCCCGTACTGCCGCCCGGGGTCGACACCGTCCTCTCCGTACTGCGCTCCTCCGCCGTCGTCCTCGACGAGGCGGACGCGGTGGTCAAGGCCAGCTCGGCGGCGTACGCCCTCGGCCTGGTCCGGGGCGGCAAGCTCGCCGTCGAGCCCATGCTGCAGATGGCCCGGGACACGCGCCGGGACGGGGAGATAAGGCAGGTCGAGCTGGACCTGCCCAGGCGGGGGACGGGCCGCGGAGAGGCGCTCGCCGTCTCCGCACGCGTCGCGCCCCTCGGGTCGCGGCTGGTGCTGCTGCTGGTCGAGGACCTCACCGAGGCCCGCCGCATCGAGGCGGTACGCCGCGACTTCGTCGCCAACGTCAGCCACGAGCTGAAGACGCCGGTCGGAGCGCTCTCGCTGCTCTCCGAGGCCGTCATGGACGCGGCCGACGACCCGGAGGCCGTGGAGCGGTTCGCCGGGCGGATGCAGATCGAGGCGACCCGGCTCACCAACCTCGTACAGGAACTCATCGACCTCTCCCGGGTCCAGAACGACGACCCCCTCGACGACGCCGAGCCCGTCCGGGTGGACGAGCTGGTCGCCGAGGCCATCGACCGCTGCCGGCACGCGGCCGGCACCAAGCAGATCACCATGGCCGCCGGAGGAACGGCGGATCTGCACGTCCGCGGCAACCGCGGCCAGCTCGCCGCGGCCCTCGGCAACCTCGTCGAGAACGCCGTCAACTACTCGCCGGCCCGCACCCGCGTCGGCATAGCCGCCCGCCACGTCGCCGCCACCGGCGGCGACCTGATCGAGATCGCCGTGACCGACCAGGGCATCGGCATCTCGGAGAAGGACAAGGAGCGCGTCTTCGAGCGCTTCTACCGCGTCGACCCGGCCCGCTCGCGGGCCACCGGCGGAACCGGTCTGGGTCTCGCGATCGTCAAGCACGTGGTCGCCTCGCACGGCGGGGAGGTCACGGTGTGGAGCGCCGAAGGCCAGGGCTCCACGTTCACCCTGCGACTGCCGGAGGCGGGCCGGGCCCGCGACCGCGCACAGCGGCGTGCCGACCGCGCCGGACTCGACGACGAGGCCGAGCGGTCCCCATCCCCCCATACATCCCCTTACGAATCGCTTCCCGCCCCGGAGGTCCTTCCGTGA
- the phoU gene encoding phosphate signaling complex protein PhoU: MRDAYHEELDSIGDGLVEMARLVGSAIGRATTAILDSDLKLAETVIEADQRVDDLQHELEARAITLLARQQPVATDLRIVVTSLRMSADLERSGDLAQHVAKLARLRYPERAVPHDLHATILEMGQLAQRLMAKAAEVIITKDVDLALQLEQDDDAMDLLHRTLFQHLMDDRWKHGIETAVDVTLLGRYYERYADHAVAVAKRVVYLVTGEHADDLQADLQPTTKVEGA; the protein is encoded by the coding sequence ATGCGGGACGCGTACCACGAGGAACTTGATTCGATCGGTGACGGTCTGGTGGAGATGGCCCGGCTGGTCGGGTCGGCCATCGGACGCGCCACGACCGCGATCCTCGACTCCGACCTGAAGCTGGCCGAGACCGTCATCGAGGCCGACCAGAGGGTCGACGACCTCCAGCACGAGCTGGAGGCCCGGGCGATAACCCTGCTGGCCCGGCAGCAGCCGGTGGCGACGGACCTGCGCATCGTCGTCACCTCGCTGCGGATGTCGGCCGATCTGGAGCGTTCGGGCGACCTGGCCCAGCACGTGGCCAAGCTGGCCCGGCTGCGCTACCCGGAGCGCGCGGTGCCGCACGACCTGCACGCGACCATCCTGGAGATGGGCCAGCTCGCCCAGCGCCTGATGGCGAAGGCCGCCGAGGTGATCATCACCAAGGACGTCGACCTGGCGCTCCAGCTGGAGCAGGACGACGACGCGATGGACCTCCTGCACCGCACCCTCTTCCAGCACCTGATGGACGACCGCTGGAAGCACGGCATCGAGACCGCGGTGGACGTCACCCTCCTGGGCCGCTACTACGAGCGCTACGCCGACCACGCCGTCGCGGTCGCCAAGCGCGTCGTCTACCTGGTCACCGGCGAGCACGCGGACGACCTCCAGGCGGACCTCCAGCCGACGACGAAGGTGGAGGGGGCCTGA
- a CDS encoding SCO4225 family membrane protein has product MKMTLTSRVRTLARLAVTNRVSAVYLALVGGAMAVAAAGPLFATGPDASLIWVWPALFTFPAFGFVVWLGEAGWGGDTPTWFLVGGIVLSALVQSLALGTVWQTLRRPRGRRLTPAG; this is encoded by the coding sequence ATGAAGATGACCCTGACCAGCCGCGTACGCACCCTCGCCCGCCTGGCCGTCACCAACCGCGTCTCGGCGGTCTACCTGGCCCTGGTGGGCGGCGCGATGGCGGTCGCCGCCGCGGGGCCCCTCTTCGCGACCGGCCCCGACGCCTCGCTCATCTGGGTCTGGCCCGCCCTGTTCACCTTCCCGGCCTTCGGCTTCGTGGTCTGGCTCGGCGAGGCGGGCTGGGGCGGCGACACCCCGACGTGGTTCCTCGTCGGCGGCATCGTGCTCTCGGCGCTGGTCCAGTCGCTGGCCCTGGGGACGGTGTGGCAGACGCTGCGGAGGCCGCGCGGGCGGCGGCTGACGCCGGCGGGCTGA
- a CDS encoding lanthionine synthetase LanC family protein, giving the protein MTAPGATVVAVDEAEDVAVDGLRWLTGAARETPEDGLAWPARPSEDVLQPMLYDGAAGVVPALLEAWRHFGDDSYADTALRAARGLAARVDDAEDDSLYFGRTGLALVLRTVHTELGDTASGEAADRALRLVRSRFDGTRWGELFELMGGNAGIGLGALLAGDPDLAVLAVEPYLRTAEQTPAGVHWPHRTGVVSRLHHISHGTLGIALGLARVGAATGRGDLVELALAAVADVVSRDEAGPDGFLVRHSTPQFLPDLIDPVSYGWCHGPTGDAQLFRALRDVTSDPAWTALADRCWHTVTRSGVPRRLRPGFWDNNGRCCGTAGVLALACDRIAEQRDAYDFADVLVADLTARATRDAEGARWSNVDFRSTPGGLEPRLGWAMGNAGIVRELLRYVRLARGGDPGYAFTWPDQAPVSPPA; this is encoded by the coding sequence ATGACGGCACCAGGAGCCACGGTCGTGGCGGTCGACGAGGCCGAGGACGTCGCGGTGGACGGCCTGCGGTGGCTGACCGGGGCGGCGCGGGAAACCCCCGAGGACGGACTCGCCTGGCCGGCCCGGCCTTCGGAGGACGTCCTCCAGCCGATGCTGTACGACGGCGCGGCCGGTGTCGTCCCCGCGCTTCTGGAGGCGTGGCGCCACTTCGGCGACGACTCCTACGCCGACACGGCCCTGCGCGCGGCCCGCGGCCTCGCCGCCCGGGTCGACGACGCGGAGGACGACTCCCTGTACTTCGGCCGCACCGGGCTGGCCCTGGTCCTGCGGACGGTCCACACGGAACTGGGCGACACGGCCTCGGGCGAGGCGGCGGACCGCGCCCTGCGCCTGGTCCGCTCCCGCTTCGACGGCACCCGCTGGGGCGAGCTCTTCGAGCTGATGGGCGGCAACGCGGGCATCGGCCTGGGCGCCCTCCTGGCCGGCGACCCCGACCTGGCGGTCCTCGCCGTGGAGCCGTACCTGCGTACGGCGGAGCAGACCCCGGCGGGCGTCCACTGGCCCCACCGCACGGGCGTCGTCTCCCGGCTGCACCACATCTCGCACGGCACGCTCGGCATCGCCCTCGGGCTCGCCCGGGTCGGCGCGGCCACCGGCCGCGGGGACCTGGTCGAACTGGCGCTGGCCGCCGTGGCGGACGTCGTGTCCCGTGACGAGGCGGGCCCCGACGGTTTCCTGGTCCGGCACTCGACCCCGCAGTTCCTGCCCGACCTGATCGACCCCGTCAGCTACGGCTGGTGCCACGGCCCGACCGGTGACGCCCAGCTCTTCCGTGCCCTGCGCGACGTCACGTCCGATCCCGCCTGGACCGCCCTGGCCGACCGCTGCTGGCACACGGTCACCCGCTCCGGTGTGCCCCGCCGCCTGCGCCCCGGCTTCTGGGACAACAACGGCCGCTGCTGCGGCACCGCGGGCGTCCTCGCCCTGGCCTGCGACCGGATCGCCGAGCAGCGGGACGCGTACGACTTCGCCGACGTCCTCGTCGCGGACCTCACCGCCCGCGCGACCCGGGACGCCGAGGGCGCCCGCTGGTCCAACGTCGACTTCCGGTCCACGCCGGGCGGCCTCGAACCGCGCCTCGGCTGGGCGATGGGCAACGCGGGCATCGTCCGCGAGCTGCTCCGCTACGTGCGTCTGGCCCGCGGGGGCGACCCCGGGTACGCGTTCACGTGGCCGGACCAGGCGCCGGTGTCGCCGCCCGCCTGA
- a CDS encoding VOC family protein has product MACRISELVLGCRDPEALARFWCEVLDFVVLDREGNEYFEIGPREGFGGAQPTIILSRRDEPEPGKSRLHIDVNATDRDQDAELERLLRLGARPADIGQTGEEQWHVLADPEGNEFCLLKARLNPL; this is encoded by the coding sequence ATGGCATGTCGGATCAGTGAGCTGGTGCTCGGTTGCCGCGACCCCGAGGCGCTGGCGCGGTTCTGGTGCGAGGTGCTGGACTTCGTCGTGCTCGACCGGGAGGGCAACGAGTACTTCGAGATCGGGCCGCGCGAGGGGTTCGGCGGGGCGCAGCCGACGATCATCCTCAGTCGCCGGGACGAGCCGGAGCCCGGGAAGTCCCGGCTGCACATCGACGTCAACGCCACCGACCGGGATCAGGACGCCGAGCTGGAGCGCCTCCTGAGGCTCGGGGCGCGGCCGGCCGACATCGGACAGACCGGCGAGGAGCAGTGGCACGTCCTCGCCGACCCGGAGGGCAATGAGTTCTGCCTGCTCAAGGCCCGTCTCAATCCCCTCTGA
- a CDS encoding cupin domain-containing protein, whose product MTDSVYVGNAGKDAALDRGWLLGHFKDASDPRHSEDVEIKWGVHPKGDQRAHWVTGEERTALQVLVSGRFRVELPGRSVVLAEQGDYVVWGRGVDHSWYAEEESVVLTVRWPSVPGYAVGQDGAGKK is encoded by the coding sequence ATGACGGACAGCGTGTACGTGGGCAACGCGGGCAAGGACGCCGCACTGGACCGGGGCTGGCTGCTGGGGCACTTCAAGGACGCCTCCGACCCTCGGCACAGCGAGGACGTGGAGATCAAGTGGGGCGTTCACCCGAAGGGCGACCAGCGCGCCCACTGGGTCACCGGCGAGGAACGCACCGCCCTCCAGGTCCTCGTCAGCGGGCGCTTCCGCGTGGAACTGCCCGGCCGCAGCGTCGTCCTGGCCGAGCAGGGCGACTACGTCGTGTGGGGCAGGGGCGTCGACCACTCCTGGTACGCGGAGGAGGAGTCCGTGGTCCTGACGGTGCGGTGGCCGTCCGTTCCCGGGTACGCGGTCGGCCAGGACGGCGCGGGGAAGAAATGA
- a CDS encoding transcriptional regulator, producing MSAGPHDPLEGFDTTIHAPHRLRACALLEAAGEAEFGLVQTKLDLSASALSKHVTVLMDAGYVEQRKAVRDTRQRVWLRLTKRGRAAYRGHLAALRAIVEPSD from the coding sequence GTGAGCGCCGGCCCGCACGACCCCCTGGAGGGCTTCGACACCACGATCCACGCCCCGCACCGCCTGCGCGCCTGCGCCCTCCTGGAGGCCGCGGGGGAGGCGGAGTTCGGCCTGGTCCAGACGAAACTCGACCTCTCCGCCTCCGCGTTGAGCAAACACGTCACCGTCCTGATGGACGCCGGCTACGTCGAACAGCGCAAGGCCGTCCGCGACACCCGCCAGCGGGTCTGGCTCCGGCTGACCAAGCGGGGCCGGGCCGCGTACCGGGGCCACCTCGCGGCACTGCGCGCGATCGTGGAACCGTCGGACTAG
- a CDS encoding FmdB family zinc ribbon protein: MARYDYACGHCGVFEVVRPIDAPAHEPTCVTCGAAATRVYAPPALTSPGSALRRARDAADASAHEPTVLHGTPAPPRGPARPARPARPPNPLHARLPKP; this comes from the coding sequence ATGGCGAGGTACGACTACGCGTGCGGGCACTGCGGCGTGTTCGAGGTGGTCCGCCCGATCGACGCCCCGGCCCATGAGCCGACGTGCGTCACGTGCGGTGCAGCGGCGACGCGTGTGTACGCCCCGCCCGCCCTCACCTCCCCCGGCTCCGCACTGCGACGGGCGCGCGACGCCGCCGACGCCAGCGCGCACGAGCCGACGGTGCTGCACGGCACGCCCGCACCACCCCGTGGTCCTGCTCGTCCCGCTCGTCCTGCTCGTCCGCCGAACCCACTGCACGCCCGCCTCCCGAAACCGTGA
- the fmdA gene encoding formamidase → MPEVLFSVDQSRSFYDQAVPPHNRWHPDIPPVATVRPGAEFRLECREWFDGEVHNDDSANDIRDLDLSMVHPLSGPIAVEGAQPGDLLVVDILDIGPVPQETGPVAGQGWGYTGIFDKSNGGGFLTEHFPDAYKAVWDFHGQIATSRHLPGVRFTGITHPGIIGTAPSHDLLGRWNAREAELIATDPNRVPPLALPPEPRRALLGTLEGDAFERAAGEAARTAPPRENGGNQDIKNLTRGARIFLPVYVEGGKLSVGDLHFSQGDGEITFCGAIEMGGYLDLGVDLIKGGMQTYGVTTNPVFYPGNVEPRYSEFLTFVGISVDEDGRQRYLDSHVAYRRACLNAIEYLTKFGYSPEQAYLLLGAAPIEGRFSGVVDIPNSCATLYLPTAIFDFDIRPSTDGPQHTDRGSCARTS, encoded by the coding sequence ATGCCCGAAGTGCTCTTCAGCGTCGACCAGTCCCGGTCGTTCTACGACCAGGCAGTCCCGCCGCACAACCGCTGGCACCCCGACATCCCGCCGGTGGCGACCGTTCGGCCCGGCGCCGAGTTCCGCCTCGAATGCCGTGAGTGGTTCGACGGCGAGGTGCACAACGACGACTCCGCCAACGACATCCGCGACCTCGACCTCTCGATGGTCCATCCGCTGAGCGGTCCGATCGCCGTCGAGGGCGCGCAACCCGGTGACCTGCTGGTGGTCGACATCCTCGACATCGGCCCCGTCCCGCAGGAGACCGGGCCGGTCGCCGGCCAGGGCTGGGGCTACACGGGCATCTTCGACAAGTCCAACGGCGGCGGCTTCCTCACCGAGCACTTCCCCGACGCGTACAAGGCGGTCTGGGACTTCCACGGGCAGATCGCGACCTCCCGCCACCTGCCCGGCGTGCGCTTCACCGGCATCACCCACCCGGGCATCATCGGCACCGCCCCGTCGCACGACCTGCTCGGCCGGTGGAACGCCCGGGAGGCCGAGCTCATCGCGACCGACCCGAACCGAGTGCCCCCGCTCGCGCTGCCGCCGGAGCCGCGGCGGGCGCTCCTCGGCACGCTGGAAGGCGACGCGTTCGAGCGCGCCGCGGGGGAGGCTGCACGCACCGCGCCGCCCCGCGAGAACGGCGGCAACCAGGACATCAAGAACCTCACCCGCGGCGCCCGGATCTTCCTGCCGGTGTACGTCGAGGGCGGCAAACTCTCCGTCGGGGACCTGCACTTCAGCCAGGGCGACGGCGAGATCACCTTCTGCGGCGCCATCGAGATGGGCGGCTACCTCGATCTCGGCGTCGACCTCATCAAGGGCGGCATGCAGACCTACGGGGTGACGACGAACCCGGTCTTCTACCCCGGCAACGTCGAGCCGCGGTACAGCGAGTTCCTCACCTTCGTCGGCATCTCCGTCGACGAGGACGGCCGCCAGCGCTACCTCGACTCCCATGTCGCCTACCGGCGGGCCTGCCTGAACGCGATCGAGTACCTGACCAAGTTCGGCTACTCACCCGAACAGGCCTACCTGCTGCTCGGCGCCGCCCCGATCGAAGGCCGCTTCAGCGGCGTGGTCGACATCCCCAACTCCTGCGCCACGCTCTACCTGCCCACCGCCATCTTCGACTTCGACATCCGCCCGTCCACCGACGGCCCCCAGCACACCGACCGCGGAAGCTGCGCCCGCACGAGCTAG
- a CDS encoding GntR family transcriptional regulator, translating into MVNTGGDRRPKYQRIADTLREGIRSGEYGPGDRLPGENDLMVTHGVARMTARQALSVLRDEGVAEARKGAGVFVREFRPLRRRGVQRLAQRQWGNGRSIWSADIENRSLEVDRITVADEAAPDGVAAVLSLADEETVCVRRRRFVLDGKPVLLATSYLPASLVAGTAITQEDTGKGGTYARLAELGCEPVHFREEIRSRMPSKDEASQLSMSAGTPVILVCRTAFTDEGRPVEVNEMTLDAASYILEYDFDA; encoded by the coding sequence ATGGTCAACACGGGAGGCGACCGGCGCCCCAAGTACCAGCGGATCGCCGACACGCTGCGCGAAGGGATCCGGTCGGGCGAGTACGGTCCCGGTGATCGGCTCCCGGGGGAGAACGACCTCATGGTCACGCACGGCGTGGCCCGCATGACGGCCCGACAGGCTTTGAGCGTCCTGCGGGACGAAGGTGTCGCCGAGGCACGCAAGGGTGCCGGCGTGTTCGTCCGGGAGTTCCGTCCGCTCCGGCGTCGGGGCGTCCAGCGTCTTGCCCAGCGGCAGTGGGGCAACGGCCGGTCCATCTGGTCGGCCGACATCGAGAACCGTTCACTCGAGGTGGACCGGATCACGGTGGCCGACGAAGCCGCGCCCGACGGCGTCGCCGCGGTCCTGAGCCTGGCCGACGAGGAGACGGTGTGCGTGCGGCGTCGGCGCTTCGTCCTGGACGGCAAGCCCGTACTGCTCGCGACGAGCTACCTGCCCGCGTCCCTGGTCGCCGGTACCGCGATCACGCAGGAGGACACCGGCAAGGGCGGGACGTACGCCCGGCTCGCCGAACTCGGCTGCGAGCCGGTGCACTTCCGTGAGGAGATCCGCTCGCGCATGCCGTCGAAGGACGAGGCGAGCCAGTTGAGCATGTCGGCGGGCACCCCGGTCATCCTCGTCTGCCGCACCGCGTTCACGGACGAGGGCCGCCCCGTCGAGGTCAACGAAATGACCCTGGACGCCGCCTCGTACATCCTGGAGTACGACTTCGACGCGTGA
- a CDS encoding GIY-YIG nuclease family protein, whose protein sequence is MSGSEPWDLESQLISQLDLPLNLDQNSHNAFHSRLKELRVQARQRARELPISS, encoded by the coding sequence TTGAGTGGCAGCGAACCGTGGGACCTGGAGTCACAACTCATCTCCCAACTCGACCTGCCGCTGAACCTTGACCAGAATAGCCACAACGCGTTCCACAGTCGCTTGAAGGAGCTACGGGTCCAAGCTCGTCAGCGAGCGCGGGAGTTGCCCATTAGCTCGTAG
- a CDS encoding phosphoglyceromutase produces MADAPYKLILLRHGESEWNEKNLFTGWVDVNLTPKGEKEATRGGELLKDAGLLPDVVHTSVQKRAIRTAQLALEAADRHWIPVHRHWRLNERHYGALQGKDKAQTLAEFGEEQFMLWRRSYDTPPPPLDRDAEYSQFSDARYAMLPPELRPQTECLKDVVGRMLPYWFDSIVPDLLTGRTVLVAAHGNSLRALVKHLDGVSDADIAGLNIPTGIPLSYELNAEFKPLNPGGTYLDPDAAAAAIEAVKNQGKKK; encoded by the coding sequence ATGGCCGACGCACCGTACAAGCTGATCCTCCTCCGCCACGGCGAGAGCGAGTGGAACGAGAAGAACCTGTTCACCGGCTGGGTGGACGTCAACCTCACCCCGAAGGGCGAGAAGGAGGCGACGCGCGGCGGCGAGCTGCTCAAGGACGCCGGCCTGCTGCCCGACGTGGTCCACACGTCCGTCCAGAAGCGCGCGATCCGCACGGCCCAGCTCGCACTGGAGGCCGCCGACCGCCACTGGATCCCGGTCCACCGCCACTGGCGCCTCAACGAGCGCCACTACGGCGCCCTCCAGGGCAAGGACAAGGCCCAGACCCTCGCGGAGTTCGGCGAGGAGCAGTTCATGCTGTGGCGCCGCTCCTACGACACCCCGCCGCCCCCGCTGGACCGCGACGCCGAGTACTCCCAGTTCTCCGACGCCCGCTACGCCATGCTCCCGCCCGAGCTGCGCCCGCAGACGGAGTGCCTCAAGGACGTCGTCGGCCGCATGCTGCCGTACTGGTTCGACAGCATCGTCCCCGACCTCCTCACCGGCCGCACGGTCCTGGTCGCCGCCCACGGCAACTCGCTCCGCGCCCTCGTCAAGCACCTCGACGGAGTCTCCGACGCGGACATCGCGGGCCTGAACATCCCGACGGGCATCCCGCTGTCGTACGAGCTGAACGCCGAGTTCAAGCCGCTGAACCCCGGCGGCACGTACCTCGACCCGGACGCGGCCGCGGCAGCGATCGAGGCCGTGAAGAACCAGGGCAAGAAGAAGTAA